In Pseudomonas putida, a genomic segment contains:
- a CDS encoding Ig-like domain-containing protein — MNTWPRRALFAAGFSLSLTSAAWAALYDVDPGPYTFATGGYPLWYQDLETDGTSLELCRSRAVSTLVAGAPGAPAYMCTLLPEPGVYDDTLPLVFPDNWPPEMFWFLAEATIPAVGNSGFELDAYVAGLEAAFAAENPVDGDQQSFARIRIRVSVPVAGVYTITHPYGVEKVTVTTPGRRAINITRDIGIGAPGVFTGALNGALGPFLRGVGGPYTAVNPDTLATDTFIGDPNRTEQVLGSPFGTNFIRIQGPTGEIFTDQFTVSGKILDKRPQLAASMQRATYSRNGNGTRIEVFAKAPGDASVCMRNGLALVGTPPSPCQYTLDTDHNGRFFTQQLSQAAPPSVVVVTASSSDPDTQPTAISGKLSDVVKVTARYDWNNKRLIIEARSSDEVVVPDMVAQGYGRMSKSGTLQTLTVNDVSQPPATVTVKSSHGGSDVEPVIVNGTAPVEAANQAPLAQNDGGATSVGIPLTLNLLQNDSDPDNNVPLTITDLTQPGTGLGGVVLNGTTQVTYTPPAGATVPVVATFTYRAMDAKGMKSEPATVTINVAPNQAPTANPETVATLGVPLTINVLQNDTDPEGNTPLTIVNLVPPTAGRGTVSTDGATVTYTPPTTVTTAFTTTFTYVARDSLGALSAPGTVTVNVSPRPATAETFAVTAATVTARSNNRYNWDISGTSSVTTGNTITVKVTTPSGLVTLGTTTVPVTGRWRLAVSNSTTIIPTASPTATVTSSQGSSRTVAVVVQ, encoded by the coding sequence ATGAACACTTGGCCACGCCGTGCGCTGTTCGCCGCCGGTTTCTCCCTCTCCCTCACCAGTGCGGCCTGGGCTGCGCTGTACGATGTCGACCCAGGCCCTTACACCTTCGCCACCGGCGGTTACCCACTGTGGTACCAGGACCTGGAAACCGATGGCACGTCGCTGGAACTGTGCCGCTCACGCGCCGTGAGTACCTTGGTGGCTGGCGCTCCGGGCGCCCCTGCCTACATGTGCACCCTGTTGCCGGAGCCAGGCGTCTACGACGACACATTGCCCTTGGTGTTCCCGGACAACTGGCCACCTGAGATGTTCTGGTTCCTGGCAGAGGCGACCATCCCGGCGGTGGGCAACAGTGGCTTCGAGCTCGATGCCTATGTGGCTGGCCTGGAGGCGGCATTTGCCGCAGAAAACCCGGTCGATGGCGATCAACAAAGCTTTGCCCGTATCCGTATCCGCGTCTCGGTGCCGGTTGCGGGCGTCTACACCATCACCCACCCCTACGGCGTCGAGAAGGTGACAGTCACCACGCCGGGCCGGCGTGCGATCAACATCACCCGCGACATTGGTATCGGAGCGCCAGGGGTGTTCACCGGCGCACTCAACGGTGCGCTCGGACCCTTCCTTCGTGGCGTGGGCGGCCCCTACACCGCAGTCAACCCGGACACGCTCGCTACCGACACCTTCATCGGCGACCCCAACCGTACCGAGCAGGTGCTCGGCAGCCCGTTCGGTACCAACTTCATCCGCATCCAGGGCCCGACCGGGGAAATCTTCACCGACCAGTTCACCGTGTCCGGCAAGATTCTCGACAAACGACCGCAACTGGCGGCCTCCATGCAGCGCGCCACCTACTCGCGCAACGGCAATGGCACGCGTATCGAGGTATTCGCCAAGGCGCCAGGCGACGCCAGTGTGTGCATGCGCAACGGACTGGCCTTGGTCGGTACGCCGCCATCGCCCTGCCAGTACACCCTCGACACCGACCACAACGGGCGCTTCTTCACCCAGCAGCTGAGCCAGGCCGCGCCACCATCGGTGGTCGTGGTAACGGCCAGCAGCAGTGACCCAGACACCCAACCGACCGCCATTTCGGGCAAGCTCTCCGATGTGGTCAAAGTCACCGCGCGCTACGACTGGAACAACAAGCGCCTGATCATCGAGGCCCGCTCCAGCGATGAAGTGGTGGTGCCCGACATGGTCGCCCAGGGTTACGGGCGCATGTCCAAGTCCGGCACCCTGCAGACCCTCACCGTCAACGACGTTTCCCAGCCACCTGCCACCGTGACGGTCAAGTCGAGCCACGGCGGTAGCGACGTGGAACCTGTGATCGTCAACGGCACCGCACCGGTCGAGGCTGCCAACCAGGCGCCGCTGGCGCAGAACGACGGTGGTGCCACCAGCGTCGGCATCCCGTTGACCCTCAACCTGCTGCAGAACGACAGCGACCCGGACAACAACGTGCCGCTGACCATCACCGACCTGACCCAACCCGGTACCGGCCTGGGTGGTGTCGTGCTCAACGGCACCACCCAGGTGACCTACACCCCGCCGGCCGGCGCTACGGTACCCGTGGTCGCCACGTTCACCTACCGCGCCATGGATGCCAAGGGCATGAAGTCCGAGCCGGCCACGGTGACCATCAACGTCGCGCCCAACCAGGCACCGACGGCAAACCCGGAAACCGTCGCGACCCTGGGCGTGCCGCTGACCATCAACGTGCTGCAGAACGACACCGACCCTGAAGGCAACACACCGTTGACCATCGTCAACCTGGTGCCGCCAACGGCCGGACGCGGCACGGTCAGCACCGACGGCGCCACGGTCACTTATACCCCGCCGACCACCGTCACCACGGCCTTCACCACGACGTTCACCTACGTCGCGCGTGACTCGCTGGGCGCGCTGTCGGCACCGGGTACGGTCACCGTCAACGTCTCGCCACGGCCGGCAACGGCGGAAACCTTCGCGGTTACCGCAGCTACGGTCACGGCGCGCTCCAACAACCGTTACAACTGGGACATCAGCGGCACCTCGTCGGTGACCACCGGCAACACCATCACCGTGAAGGTAACCACGCCCAGCGGGCTGGTGACCTTGGGTACCACCACGGTGCCGGTGACCGGTCGTTGGCGCCTGGCAGTCAGCAACAGCACCACGATCATTCCGACAGCCAGCCCGACCGCCACCGTGACCAGTAGCCAGGGCAGCAGCCGTACCGTCGCCGTGGTCGTCCAGTAA
- a CDS encoding curlin, producing the protein MKRLFPLLLCLAACGQGWADDLMDNADLAAGSDLGEPVIIRLLPAGSGQLAVIEQQGNGNRAALDQNGQALLGRIVQAGGAQEAFILQEGSDLMASISQQGYGNSASIRQSGSGNSASIEQIGNNNSASIEQAGTGLTSAVTQAGNGQHVQITQYR; encoded by the coding sequence ATGAAACGCCTGTTCCCCCTGTTGCTCTGCCTGGCCGCCTGCGGCCAGGGCTGGGCCGACGACCTGATGGACAACGCCGACCTCGCGGCCGGCAGCGACCTCGGCGAACCGGTGATCATCCGCCTGCTGCCTGCAGGTTCTGGCCAACTGGCGGTGATCGAGCAACAGGGCAACGGCAACCGCGCCGCCCTCGACCAGAACGGTCAGGCCCTGCTGGGCCGCATCGTTCAGGCCGGGGGTGCGCAGGAGGCGTTCATCCTGCAGGAAGGTTCGGACCTGATGGCCAGCATCAGCCAGCAGGGATATGGCAACAGCGCGTCGATCCGTCAGAGCGGCAGTGGCAACAGCGCCTCGATCGAGCAGATCGGCAACAACAACAGCGCCAGCATCGAGCAGGCCGGCACGGGGCTCACCAGCGCCGTGACCCAAGCCGGCAATGGCCAGCACGTTCAGATCACCCAATACCGCTAG
- a CDS encoding curlin, whose translation MFKLAPLSAAIVLALAGQVMADDSTSTQTQTGNDNIAEVKQTLSPYASTTQTQTGHDHNHAALQNDSSSVIQQSATGSYNAGYAEQWSETGSTVTQHAGGEFNDAFTGQSYGVENQATQTQQGSGNASTIWQDGEMGSQATTTQYGDGNEAFVEQQFGGTNNQSTVTQGGADNYAAAEHLGYTDGNVQIYQEGQSNWAYGDQRDGLGGTIGIDQYGTGNSVEVWQDNQTGSTASVDQNVNNNEGYIDQSFGQDNTASLYQYGNANASWSDQYETSNATVTISQGGTNNLSFTYQEGDNHTLSVTSQGNSNQVMASNWKGDKPGGQFGESQTATINQNGYGNKANLTQDGAYQTAQLKQSGTNNSTQTNQIDSNNELYFEQNGSDNTLIADQRGTDQYAYGSSQGTGNVVTLDQSGYANQSYTYQLYGSGNEATITQVDGTNLATVTQGGNYNQATVDQSGYAQSASITQQGNGNMATVTQQ comes from the coding sequence ATGTTCAAGCTCGCCCCTCTCAGTGCCGCTATCGTCCTGGCCTTGGCCGGCCAGGTCATGGCTGACGACAGCACCTCGACCCAAACCCAGACCGGTAACGACAACATTGCCGAGGTCAAGCAAACCCTGTCGCCCTATGCGTCGACCACCCAGACCCAGACCGGCCACGACCATAACCACGCGGCGCTGCAGAACGACAGCAGCAGCGTCATCCAGCAAAGCGCCACCGGTTCGTACAACGCAGGTTACGCCGAACAATGGTCGGAAACCGGCAGCACCGTCACCCAGCATGCCGGTGGCGAGTTCAACGATGCCTTCACTGGCCAGTCGTACGGCGTGGAGAACCAGGCGACCCAGACCCAGCAAGGCAGCGGCAACGCCTCGACGATCTGGCAGGACGGCGAGATGGGCAGTCAGGCGACCACCACCCAGTATGGCGATGGCAACGAAGCCTTCGTCGAGCAGCAGTTCGGTGGCACCAACAACCAGAGCACCGTGACCCAGGGCGGCGCCGACAACTACGCCGCCGCCGAGCACCTGGGCTACACCGACGGCAACGTGCAGATCTACCAGGAGGGCCAGAGCAACTGGGCCTATGGCGACCAGCGTGACGGCCTGGGGGGCACCATCGGCATCGACCAGTACGGCACCGGCAACTCGGTGGAAGTCTGGCAGGACAACCAGACCGGCAGCACCGCCAGCGTCGACCAGAACGTCAACAACAACGAAGGCTACATCGACCAGAGCTTCGGGCAGGACAACACCGCCAGCCTGTACCAATACGGCAATGCCAACGCCAGCTGGTCGGATCAGTACGAAACCAGCAACGCGACCGTCACCATTTCCCAGGGCGGCACCAACAACCTGAGCTTTACCTACCAGGAAGGTGACAACCACACCCTGAGCGTAACCAGCCAAGGCAACAGCAACCAGGTCATGGCCAGCAACTGGAAGGGCGACAAACCGGGTGGCCAGTTTGGCGAAAGCCAGACCGCGACGATCAACCAGAACGGTTATGGCAACAAGGCCAACCTGACCCAGGACGGCGCCTACCAGACGGCTCAACTGAAGCAGAGCGGCACCAACAACTCGACCCAGACCAACCAAATCGACAGCAACAACGAGCTGTATTTCGAGCAGAACGGGAGCGACAACACCCTCATCGCCGACCAGCGTGGCACCGACCAGTATGCCTATGGCAGTTCCCAGGGCACTGGCAACGTCGTCACCCTGGATCAGTCCGGCTACGCCAACCAGAGCTACACCTACCAGCTGTACGGTAGCGGTAACGAGGCCACCATCACCCAGGTCGATGGCACCAACCTCGCCACCGTGACCCAGGGCGGCAACTACAACCAGGCCACCGTCGATCAGAGCGGCTATGCCCAGAGCGCCAGCATTACCCAACAGGGTAACGGCAACATGGCGACTGTGACCCAGCAGTAA
- the alkB gene encoding DNA oxidative demethylase AlkB has protein sequence MIQSDLDLFGSQPQRLASHTVLLPGFALAEIEPLLDALRPVLRAAPFRHMRTPGGLHMAVALTNCGELGWVSDERGYRYSPTDPASGKPWPALPQILLDLAGRAGAAAGFDGFVPDACLVNHYLPGTRLSLHQDQDERDFGQPIVSISLGLPAVFLFGGLQRSDRTQRIPLSHGDVLVWGGEDRLRFHGVLPIKPGVHPRMGERRINLTLRKAG, from the coding sequence ATGATCCAGTCCGATCTCGACCTGTTCGGCAGCCAGCCGCAACGTCTGGCCAGCCATACCGTGCTGCTGCCCGGCTTCGCCCTGGCCGAGATCGAGCCATTGCTCGATGCCCTGCGCCCGGTGCTGCGCGCCGCGCCGTTCCGGCACATGCGCACGCCCGGCGGCTTGCACATGGCGGTGGCACTGACCAACTGCGGTGAATTGGGTTGGGTCAGTGACGAACGCGGCTACCGCTATAGCCCCACCGATCCGGCCAGCGGCAAGCCTTGGCCCGCCCTGCCCCAGATACTGCTCGATCTCGCCGGGCGCGCTGGCGCGGCGGCCGGGTTCGATGGTTTCGTGCCTGATGCCTGCCTGGTCAACCACTATTTGCCCGGCACTCGCCTGAGCCTGCATCAGGATCAGGACGAGCGTGATTTCGGCCAACCCATCGTGTCGATTTCACTGGGATTGCCGGCGGTATTCCTGTTCGGCGGGTTGCAGCGCTCAGACCGGACCCAGCGCATCCCGCTGAGCCATGGCGACGTGCTGGTCTGGGGCGGCGAGGATCGGTTGCGGTTTCATGGGGTATTGCCGATCAAGCCCGGTGTGCACCCGAGGATGGGTGAGCGGCGGATCAACCTGACGCTGCGCAAGGCGGGGTGA
- a CDS encoding T2 family ribonuclease has translation MRVFATMMFLLLVIWASWALALDDNEEAAPNLPPSKFLVYSVTWQPTFCVMRPETPGCDYPPQRFLTHGIWPYSDSVGSRTNRHPQFCTDSPACNANEACPMTGRELRDALADKELRDLVTLNPERMFTHEWKKHGTCSGRSVGDYFKDFVRLRKAVVYDQTAFARMIGNATEFSEVRKAFPANTAFRCYRNSDGEQYLHEAFFLIDSQGQPYLKEQNLQIGVQCLEQKTLIPAGA, from the coding sequence ATGCGCGTGTTTGCAACCATGATGTTTCTGCTACTGGTCATCTGGGCAAGCTGGGCGCTCGCCCTGGATGACAACGAAGAGGCGGCGCCCAACCTCCCCCCAAGCAAGTTCCTGGTGTATTCGGTTACCTGGCAACCCACGTTCTGCGTGATGCGCCCAGAAACGCCAGGGTGCGACTATCCCCCGCAGCGTTTTCTGACTCACGGCATCTGGCCGTACAGCGACAGTGTTGGTAGCCGCACCAATCGACATCCGCAGTTTTGCACGGATTCGCCCGCTTGCAACGCCAACGAGGCGTGCCCCATGACCGGTCGAGAGTTGCGCGATGCACTGGCCGACAAAGAACTGCGCGACCTGGTCACCCTCAATCCCGAGCGCATGTTCACCCATGAATGGAAAAAACACGGCACCTGCTCAGGCCGCAGCGTGGGTGACTATTTCAAGGATTTCGTCAGGTTGCGCAAGGCCGTGGTATACGACCAAACGGCCTTCGCCAGGATGATCGGCAACGCCACCGAGTTCTCGGAAGTTCGCAAGGCTTTCCCCGCCAACACGGCATTTCGATGCTATCGAAACAGCGATGGCGAACAGTACTTGCATGAGGCGTTCTTCTTGATCGACAGCCAAGGACAGCCCTACCTTAAAGAGCAGAACCTACAGATTGGCGTCCAGTGCCTGGAGCAGAAAACCTTGATACCGGCTGGTGCCTGA
- a CDS encoding CsgG/HfaB family protein, which produces MKRLLSTLLILATLQGCGLREPMPAEQDSETPTLTPRASTYYDLINMPRPKGRLMAVVYGFRDQTGQYKPTPASSFSTSVTQGAASMLMDALSASGWFVVLEREGLQNLLTERKIIRASQKKPDVPQNIMGELPPLQAANLMLEGGIIAYDTNVRSGGEGARYLGIDISREYRVDQVTVNLRAVDVRTGQVLANVMTSKTIYSVGRSAGVFKFIEFKKLLEAEVGYTTNEPAQLCVLSAIEAAVGHLLAQGIERRLWQVAGDNGDGKATVDKYLSQYQQE; this is translated from the coding sequence ATGAAACGTCTGCTGAGCACCCTGCTGATCCTCGCCACCCTGCAAGGTTGCGGCCTGCGCGAGCCGATGCCGGCCGAACAGGACTCCGAGACCCCGACCCTGACGCCAAGGGCATCGACCTATTACGACCTGATCAACATGCCACGGCCCAAGGGCCGCTTGATGGCGGTGGTGTACGGCTTCCGCGACCAGACCGGGCAGTACAAGCCGACCCCGGCCAGCTCGTTCTCCACCAGCGTTACCCAGGGTGCGGCGAGCATGTTGATGGACGCCTTGAGTGCCAGCGGCTGGTTCGTGGTGCTGGAGCGCGAAGGGCTGCAGAACCTGCTGACCGAGCGCAAGATCATCCGCGCTTCGCAGAAGAAGCCCGACGTGCCGCAGAACATCATGGGCGAGCTGCCGCCGTTGCAGGCCGCGAACCTGATGCTCGAGGGCGGCATCATCGCCTACGACACCAACGTGCGCAGTGGCGGGGAAGGGGCTCGCTATCTGGGAATCGACATTTCCCGCGAATATCGGGTCGACCAGGTAACGGTCAACCTGCGCGCGGTGGATGTGCGCACCGGGCAAGTGCTGGCCAACGTGATGACCAGCAAGACCATTTACTCGGTGGGGCGTAGTGCTGGGGTGTTCAAGTTCATCGAGTTCAAGAAGCTGCTGGAAGCGGAGGTCGGCTACACCACCAACGAGCCGGCGCAACTGTGCGTGCTTTCGGCTATCGAGGCGGCAGTGGGGCACTTGCTGGCCCAGGGGATCGAACGGCGGTTGTGGCAGGTGGCGGGGGATAATGGGGATGGCAAGGCGACGGTCGATAAGTACCTGAGCCAGTATCAGCAGGAATAG
- a CDS encoding curli assembly protein CsgF, with the protein MNTCISRCIAACLLASACASQATELVYTPVNPAFGGNPLNGTWLLNNAQAQNDYDDPDLKDRTSAFAGTTALERFSNQLESRMLSQLLDNISNGNTGSMATDAFLIDVIDDSGALSIKVTDRATGEISVIEVSGLNP; encoded by the coding sequence ATGAACACCTGCATTTCCCGCTGCATCGCCGCCTGTTTGCTGGCCAGCGCGTGCGCCAGCCAGGCCACCGAGCTTGTGTACACCCCGGTCAACCCGGCCTTCGGTGGCAACCCGCTGAACGGCACCTGGCTGCTCAACAACGCCCAGGCGCAGAACGACTACGACGACCCCGACCTCAAGGACCGTACCTCGGCATTTGCCGGGACCACGGCCCTCGAGCGCTTCAGCAACCAGCTGGAGTCGCGGATGTTGTCGCAGCTGTTGGACAACATCAGCAATGGCAACACCGGAAGCATGGCCACCGATGCCTTCCTGATCGACGTGATCGACGATTCGGGCGCATTGAGCATCAAGGTCACCGACCGGGCAACCGGGGAAATCTCGGTCATCGAGGTCAGCGGCCTGAACCCCTGA
- the csgE gene encoding curli production assembly/transport protein CsgE, with the protein MNRLAIAALALSLMAPLPGSAEENGESEMMGFIVDNTISHIGHDFYYYFADRLRATSRLDFNLVVRERPDARWGSLVTVEFDRDVVYRRFLPPNTTELKDEATEAADLVKQQIIQRKLQRLLQDTTDLERDEL; encoded by the coding sequence ATGAACCGCCTGGCTATCGCCGCCCTGGCGCTGTCGCTGATGGCGCCGCTGCCTGGCTCGGCCGAGGAAAACGGCGAGAGCGAGATGATGGGCTTTATCGTCGATAACACCATCTCGCATATCGGCCACGACTTCTATTACTACTTCGCCGACCGCCTGCGCGCCACCAGCCGCCTGGATTTTAACCTGGTGGTGCGCGAACGCCCCGATGCGCGCTGGGGCAGCCTGGTGACCGTGGAATTCGACCGCGACGTGGTCTACCGCCGCTTCCTGCCCCCCAACACCACCGAACTCAAAGACGAGGCCACCGAGGCCGCCGACCTGGTCAAGCAACAGATCATCCAGCGCAAGCTGCAACGCCTGCTGCAAGACACCACCGATCTGGAGAGGGACGAGCTATGA
- a CDS encoding type II secretion system protein, with amino-acid sequence MAASMQNGKACAGFTYLGVLLLIAVSSVALAASGTLWTSVAQREHERQLLWVGGQYAQALRSYYRASPGLAQYPQDLADLLQDNRFPEARRHIRRLYPDPITGSDEWGLVRAIDGRITGVYSRSDATPFKRSGFDSKWSGFEGLEHYSDWQFVAEQALSESAGDIRTHSGSGDAP; translated from the coding sequence ATGGCAGCCTCTATGCAGAATGGTAAGGCCTGCGCCGGCTTCACCTACCTGGGCGTACTGTTGCTGATCGCCGTCAGCAGCGTGGCCCTGGCCGCCAGCGGCACCCTGTGGACCAGCGTCGCCCAGCGCGAGCACGAGCGCCAGTTGTTGTGGGTCGGCGGCCAGTACGCCCAGGCCCTGCGCAGCTACTATCGGGCCTCGCCCGGGCTGGCCCAGTACCCGCAGGATCTTGCCGACCTGCTGCAGGACAATCGCTTCCCCGAGGCCCGCCGGCACATTCGCAGGCTGTATCCGGACCCGATTACCGGCAGTGACGAGTGGGGCTTGGTACGTGCCATCGACGGGCGTATTACCGGGGTATACAGCCGCTCCGACGCAACCCCTTTCAAACGCAGTGGCTTCGACAGCAAATGGTCGGGCTTCGAGGGGCTGGAGCACTACAGCGACTGGCAGTTCGTCGCCGAGCAAGCGCTGTCCGAAAGCGCTGGCGACATCCGTACCCACAGCGGCTCGGGAGATGCGCCATGA
- a CDS encoding type II secretion system protein: protein MKRSRGFTLIELLVVMAIIATLMTIAMPRYFNSLESSREATLRQSLAVLREALDHYYGDTGQYPESLEQLVEQRYLRNTPVDPITERSDAWQLVPPPEGVAGGVADIKSGATGRARDGSLYAEW from the coding sequence ATGAAACGCAGCCGAGGCTTCACCCTGATCGAACTGCTGGTGGTGATGGCGATCATCGCTACCCTGATGACCATCGCCATGCCGCGCTACTTCAACAGCCTGGAGAGCTCCCGCGAGGCCACCCTGCGCCAGAGCCTGGCGGTGCTGCGCGAGGCGCTGGATCACTACTACGGCGACACCGGGCAATACCCCGAGTCGCTGGAGCAACTGGTGGAGCAACGCTACCTGCGCAATACCCCGGTCGATCCGATCACCGAGCGCAGCGACGCCTGGCAGTTGGTGCCCCCGCCCGAGGGCGTGGCCGGTGGCGTGGCCGATATCAAGAGCGGTGCAACGGGGAGGGCGCGTGATGGCAGCCTCTATGCAGAATGGTAA
- a CDS encoding type II secretion system protein, giving the protein MKRAQRGFSLIEVVLTLALLGLLASMAAPLTETVVRRGKEQQLREALYQIRDAIDAYKRAFDAGFIEKRLDASGYPPSLQVLVDGVRDVRSAKGAKFYFLRRIPHDPFLVGKDEDQGGWGLRAYDSEPDSPREGEDVFDVYSKARGKGLNNIPYGQW; this is encoded by the coding sequence ATGAAACGCGCTCAGCGGGGCTTCAGCCTGATCGAGGTGGTGCTGACCCTGGCACTGCTCGGTCTGCTCGCCAGCATGGCCGCACCGCTGACCGAAACGGTGGTGCGCCGTGGCAAGGAGCAGCAGTTGCGCGAAGCGCTGTACCAGATCCGCGATGCCATCGATGCCTACAAACGTGCCTTCGATGCCGGCTTCATCGAAAAACGCCTGGACGCCAGTGGCTACCCACCGAGCCTGCAGGTACTGGTGGACGGCGTGCGCGATGTGCGCAGCGCCAAGGGCGCCAAGTTCTATTTCCTGCGGCGCATCCCGCACGACCCGTTCCTCGTCGGCAAGGACGAGGACCAGGGTGGCTGGGGCCTGCGCGCCTATGACAGCGAGCCGGACAGCCCACGCGAAGGTGAGGACGTGTTCGACGTCTATTCCAAGGCCCGCGGCAAAGGCCTCAACAACATCCCCTACGGGCAATGGTGA
- a CDS encoding secretin N-terminal domain-containing protein translates to MKSSKSCRTAPFMLLALCAAIAGCGSSAVREDSAELMKEGQYEAGIARLEEALREDPRDTELNIALAHGRQAAVEALLTQADSDRIRHDFAGSRMGYGRVLTIEPNNRRAQEGIRQLELIRTLDERVALGQAALRQGDLFGAERYMREVLRLDPQNQKGMMLRSDIENVQARTAQPFPQLRSKLERPVTLEFRDAGLKTIFEVLSQVAGINFIFDKDLRPDMKATIFVRDVRIEDAVKLLLEQNQLHQKIVNDNTLLIYPDSPQKTKDYQELVMRTFYLTSIDANTALNMVKTMLKTRDVFVDERLNTLTMRDTADAVRMAEKLLQSQDQSNPEVVLEVEVMEVATQRILDLGLQWPNTFGVITSDGKPVSVLDQLRGIDSSRISISPAPQAKINAQDKDINTLASPVIRVSNREQARIHIGQRVPIISATSVPSTQGPVITESVTYLDVGLKLEVQPTVHLNNEVAIKVALEVSNATPLEATRQGTIPVQVDTRNAQTSLRLHDGETQVLAGLVRNDNNASGNKIPGLGDIPGLGRLFGSNRDDMTKSELVLAITPRIVRNLPYQSPSDMEFATGTESSLQVRQIAPLPVRDVPGDESDSAPVVDSQMAVAPAPVSPRP, encoded by the coding sequence ATGAAGTCATCGAAGTCGTGCAGGACTGCTCCATTCATGCTCCTGGCGCTGTGCGCGGCGATTGCCGGCTGCGGCTCCAGTGCGGTACGCGAGGACAGTGCCGAGCTGATGAAGGAAGGCCAATACGAGGCCGGCATCGCGCGCCTCGAAGAGGCCCTGCGCGAAGACCCGCGCGACACCGAGCTCAACATCGCCCTGGCCCACGGCCGCCAGGCCGCTGTCGAGGCCCTGCTGACCCAGGCCGACAGCGACCGTATCCGCCACGACTTCGCAGGCTCGCGCATGGGCTATGGTCGGGTGCTGACCATCGAGCCCAACAACCGCCGCGCCCAGGAAGGCATCCGCCAGCTGGAGCTGATCCGCACCCTCGACGAACGCGTGGCCCTGGGCCAGGCGGCGCTGCGCCAGGGCGACCTGTTCGGTGCCGAGCGCTACATGCGCGAAGTGCTGCGCCTGGATCCGCAGAACCAGAAAGGCATGATGCTGCGCAGCGACATCGAGAATGTCCAGGCGCGCACCGCACAGCCATTCCCGCAACTGCGCAGCAAGCTCGAGCGGCCGGTGACCCTGGAGTTTCGCGATGCCGGCCTGAAAACCATCTTCGAAGTGCTGTCGCAGGTCGCCGGAATCAACTTCATCTTCGACAAGGACCTGCGCCCCGACATGAAGGCCACCATCTTCGTGCGCGATGTGCGCATCGAGGACGCCGTCAAGCTGCTGCTGGAGCAGAACCAGCTGCACCAGAAGATCGTCAACGACAACACCCTGCTGATCTATCCCGACTCGCCGCAGAAGACCAAGGACTACCAGGAACTGGTCATGCGCACCTTCTACCTCACCAGCATCGACGCCAACACCGCGCTGAACATGGTCAAGACCATGCTCAAGACCCGCGACGTGTTCGTCGACGAACGCCTCAACACCCTGACCATGCGCGACACCGCCGATGCCGTGCGCATGGCCGAGAAACTGCTGCAATCGCAAGACCAGTCCAACCCTGAGGTGGTACTGGAGGTCGAGGTGATGGAAGTCGCTACCCAGCGCATTCTCGACCTTGGGCTGCAATGGCCCAACACCTTTGGCGTGATCACCTCAGACGGCAAACCGGTCAGCGTGCTCGACCAACTGCGCGGCATCGACTCCAGCCGTATCAGTATCTCGCCGGCGCCGCAGGCCAAGATCAACGCCCAGGACAAGGACATCAACACCCTGGCCAGCCCGGTGATCCGCGTCAGCAACCGCGAGCAGGCGCGCATTCATATCGGCCAGCGCGTGCCGATCATCAGCGCCACCTCGGTGCCGTCGACCCAGGGCCCGGTGATCACCGAAAGCGTCACCTACCTGGACGTCGGTTTGAAGCTCGAAGTCCAGCCCACCGTGCACCTGAACAACGAAGTGGCGATCAAGGTGGCCTTGGAAGTCAGTAACGCAACGCCTCTGGAGGCTACCCGCCAGGGCACCATCCCGGTCCAGGTCGACACCCGCAACGCCCAGACCAGCCTGCGCCTGCACGATGGCGAGACCCAGGTGCTGGCCGGCCTGGTGCGTAACGACAACAACGCCAGCGGCAACAAGATCCCCGGCCTTGGCGATATTCCCGGCCTGGGCCGGCTGTTCGGCAGCAACCGCGACGACATGACCAAGTCCGAGCTGGTGCTGGCGATCACCCCGCGCATCGTGCGCAACCTGCCGTACCAAAGCCCGTCGGACATGGAGTTCGCCACCGGCACCGAGTCCAGCTTGCAGGTACGCCAGATAGCGCCGCTGCCGGTGCGCGACGTGCCTGGCGACGAGAGCGACAGTGCGCCAGTGGTCGACAGCCAGATGGCGGTGGCGCCAGCCCCCGTGAGCCCACGGCCATGA